Proteins encoded in a region of the Vicia villosa cultivar HV-30 ecotype Madison, WI linkage group LG5, Vvil1.0, whole genome shotgun sequence genome:
- the LOC131601290 gene encoding protein NRT1/ PTR FAMILY 8.1-like: MVDVIKKHDENEGDDLYTEDGTLDIRKRPANKKKTGNWKACSFILGNECSERLAYYGMSTNLVNYLHDQFGQNNATAAKNVNTWSGTCYITPLLGAFLADSYLGRYWTIASFSCIYVIGMALLTFSAIAPGLKPPCDADGCHPTGGQTAALFIALYLIALGTGGIKPCVSSFGADQFDDNDEAEKKKKSSFFNWFYFAINIGALIASSVLVWIQMNVGWGWGFGVPAVAMVIAIIFFFIGSQWYRLQIPGGSPITRICQVLVASFRKHGLKVPDEKSLYETADAESNIKGSRKLEHTDELKCLDKAAVVTESDQSKDVPSPWRLCTVTQVEELKSVIRILPVWASLIAFATVYSQMGTMFVLQGNTMDQHIGPKFEIPSASLSLFDTLSVIFWAPVYDRIIVPFARKYTGHEHGFTQLQRIGIGLVISIFSMIVAGILEVVRLDIVRKNNYYELKTIPMSIFWQVPQYFLIGAAEVFTNIGQMEFFYGESPDAMRSLLSALSLTTNALGNYVSTLLVIIVTKVTTRNGNVGWIPDNMNRGHLDYFYWLLTILSMVNFIVYLWIAKRYTYKKVSRNTD; the protein is encoded by the exons ATGGTAGATGTCATTAAAAAACATGATGAGAATGAAGGAGATGACTTATATACGGAAGATGGAACGTTGGACATTCGCAAAAGACCTGCCAACAAGAAAAAGACGGGAAATTGGAAAGCATGCAGCTTTATTCTCG GAAATGAATGTTCTGAAAGATTGGCTTACTATGGCATGAGTACAAACTTGGTGAACTATCTTCATGACCAATTCGGACAAAATAACGCAACTGCTGCAAAAAACGTCAACACATGGTCCGGGACATGTTATATCACACCATTGCTTGGAGCCTTTTTGGCTGATTCGTACTTGGGAAGATACTGGACAATTGCTAGTTTTTCGTGTATCTATGTCATT GGAATGGCGCTTTTAACGTTTTCTGCAATTGCGCCTGGATTGAAGCCACCATGTGATGCTGATGGTTGCCATCCTACAGGAGGACAAACTGCAGCCCTCTTTATAGCACTCTACTTGATTGCTCTTGGAACCGGCGGCATCAAACCATGTGTTTCATCTTTTGGTGCAGACCAATTTGACGATAACGACGAggctgagaagaaaaagaaaagttctTTTTTCAATTGGTTTTACTTCGCAATCAATATTGGCGCGCTCATTGCCTCGTCGGTGTTGGTTTGGATTCAGATGAATGTGGGATGGGGATGGGGTTTCGGAGTACCTGCAGTTGCAATGGTTATCGCGATTATATTTTTCTTCATCGGAAGTCAATGGTATAGACTTCAAATACCTGGTGGAAGTCCCATTACAAGGATTTGTCAAGTTTTAGTTGCGTCATTTAGGAAACACGGGCTAAAAGTTCCAGATGAAAAGTCTCTTTACGAGACTGCGGATGCAGAGTCTAATATCAAAGGCAGCCGCAAACTTGAACATACAGATGAATTGAA GTGTTTGGATAAGGCAGCGGTAGTGACAGAATCCGACCAGTCTAAAGACGTTCCGAGTCCATGGAGGCTTTGCACCGTAACGCAGGTTGAGGAGCTCAAATCGGTTATCCGAATACTTCCCGTTTGGGCATCACTGATAGCCTTCGCAACAGTCTACAGTCAAATGGGAACAATGTTTGTGTTACAAGGCAACACAATGGATCAACACATTGGCCCTAAGTTCGAAATTCCATCGGCATCCCTTTCCCTTTTCGACACTCTAAGTGTCATCTTCTGGGCTCCAGTCTACGACCGCATCATTGTCCCCTTCGCAAGAAAGTACACCGGCCATGAACACGGATTCACACAACTTCAACGTATAGGAATCGGCCTAGTCATCTCCATCTTCTCCATGATTGTGGCCGGTATTCTAGAAGTCGTCCGTCTCGACATAGTTCGAAAAAACAACTACTACGAACTCAAAACCATCCCTATGTCGATCTTCTGGCAAGTACCGCAGTATTTCCTCATTGGCGCAGCCGAAGTCTTCACAAATATCGGTCAAATGGAGTTCTTTTACGGCGAGTCACCTGATGCAATGAGAAGTTTGTTATCTGCGCTTTCACTAACAACTAATGCATTGGGAAATTATGTGAGTACATTGCTTGTTATTATTGTGACTAAAGTTACTACGAGAAATGGAAATGTTGGTTGGATACCAGATAATATGAATAGGGGTCATCTCGATTATTTCTACTGGCTTTTAACCATTCTTAGTATGGTCAACTTCATTGTATATCTATGGATTGCTAAGAGGTATACATACAAAAAAGTGTCAAGAAATACTGATTGA